The Longimicrobiales bacterium region CGGCGGCGCACACTGCCGCGCGTGCGGCGCCGAAGGCAACCGCTCGCGCTGCACTCGTCGCTCCGTCGTGTCCTGCAGTGCGTCCTGCTGTCCAGCCACCCATCAGCCCTCCACCAGATCGACGGGAGTCGCGCCGCGCGCGATCGATCCCAGCCGCCAGGCCTCCTCGCCGGATGCGCGCAGCCGCTCGATCACGCTGTCCGCATCGGCCGCGGCGACGACCGCGATCATGCCGACTCCCATGTTCAGCGTCTGGAACATCTCGTCGTCCGAGATGCCCCCCTGTTCCTGCACGGCGCGGAACTCTGCGGGTGGCGTCCAGCTCGCGCGCTCGACACGCGCCTGCAGCCCCTCGGGCACCACGCGGTCGAGGTTGCCGGGAATGCCGCCCCCCGTGATGTGCGCGAGGGCATGAATCACGCCGTCGTCGAGCAGCGGCCGCAGCGAACGCGCGTACGCGCGGTGCGGCCGGAGCAGGACGTCGCCAGTCGTTTCGTCGGTTCCGGGGAACGCGTCACCGACGGACAGCCCGAGCCGGTCGAACAGCAGCCGGCGCAGCAGCGAATAGCCGTTCGTGTGAAACCCGCTCGACGCGAGGCCGATCAGTGCGTCGCCCTGCTGCACCCGCGCCTTGCCTGGACGCCCAGCTTCCTCGACGACGCCCACGATGAAGCCGGCGAGGTCGTACTCACCGGGCGCGTAGAAATCGGGCATCTCGGCCGTTTCGCCACCGAGCAGTGCGCAGTCGTTCTCGCGGCACGCACTCGCGAGCCCGGAGACGACCTGCTCCACCGTGCCTGCCTCGAGCCGGCCCATGCCGATGTAGTCGAGGAAGAACAGCGGGCGTGCGCCCTCGACCAGGATGTCATTGACGCAGTGATTCACGAGATCGGCGCCGACCGTGTCGTGCCGGCCCGCCATCATCGCGACCTTGAGCTTGGTGCCGACACCATCGGCACTGGAAACGAGCAGCGGCGAGCGCATGCCGGCGGGAACGCGGAACAGCCCGCCGAACCCACCTGGATTCGCTACCACCCCGGCCGTCGCGGTGCGGCGGACCAGATCGAGGATGCGCGTCTTGGCGTCCTGCGCGACGTCGCGGTCCACGCCCGCGTCGCGGTAGCTCAGGCCGCGGGACTCAGACATTGGTCAGGGTCGCGACGGCGTGCTCGAACGTCGTCATGCCGTGGAAGGCGCGAACGCGGTCGTGAACCTCCTGCCCCTGCAGGTGGATCAGCCGCTCGACGCCCATGCGCTCAACGGAGAAGGAGCCCAGCGCAGAGCCGTAGATCATGGCGCGGCGCAGGTGCTCGCCGTCCACGGCGCCGCAGCGTGCGAGATAGCCGACGAAGCCGCCCGCGAACGCGTCGCCTGCGCCGGTCGGGTCATACACGTCCTCGAGCGGGAAGCCCGGTGCGTTGAAGATCAGGTCGGAGGTGAACAGCATAGCGCCGTGCTCACCCTTCTTGACGATCACCATCTCGGGTCCGTGGCGCTGGATCCAGCGCGCGGCGCGCAGCAGGTTGTGATCACCCGACAGCTCGCGCGCCTCGCTGTCGTTCACCATCAGCAGGTTCACGCGACCCAGCAGCTCCAGCAGCGCATCACGCTTGCCCGAGATCCAGAAGTTCATGGTGTCGCATGCGACGAGGCGCGGCGCGCGCACCTGCGTCAGCACGTCGAGCTGCAGCTCCGGGTCGATGTTTCCCAGGAACACGTACTGCGCATCGCGGAAGCGCTCGGGCAGCTTCGGCTGAAAGTCTGCGAACACGCCGAGCCGCGTCTCGCGCGTTTCCCGGCTGTTCAGGTCGTAGCTGTAGACGCCCGACCAGCGGAAGCTCTCCCCGGGCTTCCGCTCGACACCGCTCAGGTCCACGCCCCGCTCCTCCAGGAAACGCAGCTGCTCAAGCGGGTAGTCGTCGCCGACGACGCCCACGAGCTGAACGTCGCCGAACAGCGACGCCGCCGCGCTGAAGAACGTGCCCGATCCGCCGACCGTCTCGTTCGCCATGCCGAACGGCGTTTCGATCGTGTCGAGCGCGATGCTGCCGACAACCAGGACGCTCATGCTGCGTTCTCCTCCCGGTCCATGCGGTCGGGGGCGTTGAGACCAAGAATGTGCAATCCGTTGCGCAGGACGGTGCGCACGCCGCGCGCGAGCACGAGCCGCGCCGTCCGCAACACGGCGTCGTCGACCAGTACCGCGAGCTCCGGATTGCGGCTGGGGTTGCCTGCGTGATACCACGAGTTCACCAGCGACGCCGTCGTCTCCAGGTAGTCGCACAGCACGTGCGGCGCACGGGCGTCCGCTGCACGCTGCACCACCCCGGGGAACTCCGCGAGCTGCTTGACCAGCTCCTGCTCCGACGGATCCGCCAGCCGGTCGAGACTGGCCGCGCCCACATCCAGCGACGCAGGGGTCACGCCCGCCTTGCGGAAAATGCTCATCATGCGCGCGTGCGCGTACTGCACCTTGAAGACGGGGTTCTTCTCCGACTGGTCGAGTGCGAGGTCGAGGTCGAACAGCATCTGCGCGTCGCCGCGGCGCATCAGGAAGAAGTAGCGGGCCACGTCGACACCGGTCTCGGTGAACAGGTCGCGCAGCGTCACGATGTTGCCCGCGCGCTTGCTCAGCTTCACCTCTGCACCGCCGCGCACCAGGCGCACCATCTGCACGATCTCGACGTCCAGCAGGTCGGGATGCCCGAGCGCCGCGAGCGCGGCCTTCATGCGGGGCACATAGCCGTGGTGATCCGCGCCCCAGACGTTGATGACGTAGTCGAAGCGCTTGGCCTTCTCCCGGTGATAGGCAAGGTCCGGCAGGAAGTAGGTGTAGCTGCCGTCGCTCTTCACCAGCACGCGGTCCTTGTCGTCGCCGAACGCGGTCGTGCGCAGCCAGACTGCGCCGTCCTGCTCGTACGTGAGCCCGTGCTTCGCGAGATCGTCCAGCGTCTCCGTCAGCCGGTCCTCTTCGTACAGGGACGACTCACGGTAGTACGTGTCGAACACGACACCGAACTGGCGCAGGTCACGGTCGTGCTCCTCGCCCATCACGCGCACGCCGAAGTCGCGCATCACCTGGAGTCGCGCGGTGCGCTCCAGCGCGCGCAGCTCGTCGCCACGCTCCCGCTCGAGATGCTGCGCCAGCTCGATCACGTACTCGCCGTGGTAGCCGTTCTCCGGGATCGGCGTCTCCGTGCCGTTCAGCGAGAGCCAGCGCGCCTCGATCGACTCGGCCAGCCGGTCGATCTGCACGCCCGCGTCGTTCACGTAGAACTCGCGCGTGACGTTCCACCCGGTCCAGTCCAGCAGCGATGCGATGCCGTCGCCGAGCGCGGCACCGCGCCCGTGCGCAACGTGCAGCGGGCCCGTCGGGTTGGCGGAGACGAACTCGACCTGCACACGCCGGTTTCCGCCCACGGTGCTGCGGCCGTACGCCTCGTCCGCCTCGACGATCTCCGCCAGCTTTGCGCTCAGGCTCGCCTGGGCGAGTCGGAAGTTGATGAAGCCCGGTCCCGCGACGTCCGCGCTCCGGACGCCCGCCGCGGCCAGGTCGAGACGCGCGATGATCTGCTCGGCAAGCGCGCGCGGCGGCTGGCCGACGCGCTTCGCGAGCAGCATCGCGAGGTTGGAGGCGATGTCGCCATGCTCGGGGTTGCGCGGCCGGTCGAGCTGTACCGGGACATCATCGGTGCCGGCCAGCTCACCCGCGACACGGGCGAGCTGCGCGCGCAACGCGTCCGTCGGCATCAGGCCGACCCGGCGGCGCCGGCCGACCCGCTCTTCGAGCCGCTGTCACCCCTGGAGCTGCCGCCGTCACTCTTCGAAGAACCGCTCTCCTTCTCCGCGGCCTTCTTGTAGGAGTCGCTGCGGTAGTCCGTGATATAGAAGCCCGAGCCCTTGAACAGCAGGCCCGCGCCGGCAGAAAGCAGCCGTTCGGCTGGCGCGCCGCACTGGGGGCAGGTGTCGACCGGGTCCTCGCTCATGCGCTGAAACAGCTCGAAAGCGTGACCGTTGGCGCAGCGGTATTCGTATGTCGGCATGGTATCTACGTGATTCTGGACAAAAGCCGGCAGAAGTTAGCCGGCAATGCTGCCGGACGCCACTCCGCGCCATACCCCCCACTGCTCGCGGAGTGCGTCGCTGATCTCGCCCAGTGTGGCATCGGCGCGGACGGCCTCGACCATCAGCGGGAGCAGGTTTTCGGAGCCCGCAGCGGCTTGCCGCAGTGCGTCGAGCGCCTCCGTGACCCGCGCGGCGTCCCTGCGGGCGCGGAGCGCGGCCAGCCGCTCGCGCTGCGCAGCTTCCAGGCGCGAGTAGTCGGGCCGCGGGATCTGCGGTGGCGGTTCGTCCACCCGCAGCGTATTGACCCCCACGACCTGCCGGTCGCCGCGCTCCACGTCGAGCTGGTGCTCGTAGGCCGCGCGATGGATTTCCTCCTGGAAGAACGCGATCGCCTGCGCGGCGCCACCCAATTCGGCCACCCGGTCCAGGTACGCTCTGGCCGCCCCTTCCAGCTCGCTGGTCAGTGCTTCGACGTAGTAGCTGCCACCCAGCGGATCCGCCGTGTCCGCCACGCCGGATTCCGCCGCGAGCACCTGCTGGGTCCGGAGCGCGAGGCGGGCGGATTCCTCGGTCGGCAGCGCGAGCGCCTCGTCGTAGGCGTTGGTGTGCAGCGACTGCGTGCCGCCGAGCACTGCTGCCAGGGCCTGCACGGTGACGCGCACCACGTTGTTGAGCGGCTGCTGGGCCGTGAGCGTGACCCCGCCCGTCTGCGTGTGGAACCGCAGGCGTGCCGACTCGTCACTCGCGTCGTAGCGCTCGCGCATGAGACGCGCCCACAGGCGCCGCGCCGCCCGGAACTTGGCGATCTCCTCGAACAGGTTGTTGTGCGCTGCAAAGAAGAACGAAAGCCGTGGCGCGAATCGCTCGAGCGGAAGCCCCCGCTTCAGTGCACGTTCCACGTACTCGAGCGCATTCGCGAACGTGAACGCGATCTCCTGTGCAGCGGTGGAGCCCGCCTCACGGATGTGGTAGCCGCTGATCGAGATAGTGTTCCAGCGCGGCACCTCGCGGGCGCAGAAGTCGAAGATGTCGGTCACCAGCCGCAGGCTCGGTTCGACCGGGTAGATGTAGGTGCCGCGGGCGATGTACTCCTTCAGGATGTCGTTCTGGACCGTACCCGACAGTGCGGAGCGCGGCACGCCGCGCTCGTCCGCCAGTGCGACGTAGAACGCGAGCAGGATCGCGGCCGTCGCGTTGATCGTCATCGACACGGACACCTGTTCGAGCGGGATCCCCTCGAACAGGGTGCGCATGTCGTCCAGGCTCGCGATCGCGACGCCCACGCGCCCGACCTCGCCCTGCGCCATCGCATGGTCGCTGTCGTAGCCCATCTGCGTCGGCAGGTCGAACGCGACGGAAAGCCCGGTCTGACCGTGGTCGAGCAGGTAGTGGTAGCGGCGGTTCGTCTCGGCCGCCGTGCCGAACCCGGCGTACTGCCGCATGGTCCAGAGCCGACCGCGGTACATCGTGTCGTACACGCCGCGCGTGTACGGGAACGCACCCGGACGCGAGAGGTCGAACTGCGGGTCCAGTTCGACGTCGTCAGGGCCGTACACCGGCTGTATCGGTTCACCGCCGGAACGCACGTGACGTCGCGCGCTCACGCCGCCTCCGCCTCGAACTCGATCATGATCGTACCCTTCTCGACCGCCTGGCCGGCAGTGACGGCGATGCGTGCGACGACGCCCGCCGCGTCCGCCTTCAGCTCGTTCTCCATCTTCATTGCTTCCACGATCGCAACGCCCTGCCCTGCCTGCACGTGCTGCCCCGGCTCGACGAGCAGCCGCACCACGAGGCCGGGCATCGGCGCCCGAACGGGCTTCGGCCCCTTCGGGCCGGCAGACGCGGACGTAAGCGCCCGGATCGCCCGCGTGCGCTCGTCGACGACCTCCGTGTCGTAGCGCGCACCATTCGCATACAGCACCCATTGCCCCGCGGTGCCGTTCTGGGCGTGCAGCAGATGCGACGCACCATCGAGCAGGAGGTGGTGCATCGGGGTGCCGGGCACCGCGCGCAGATCCGCCTGCACGCGCTCGCCGTTCACCTCGATGCCTTCATCGTCGAGCGTCACCTCGAAGGTCCGCTCGCCGATCGTCACGAAATAACGCATTCGAACTCCGCCACAGTCTCCACGTGCGTGGTCTGCGGGAACATGTCGAAGCAGCGCACGCCGCCCAGCCGCAGTGCCGGCGTCAGCCGCTGCGCGTCCCGGGCGAGCGTCGCCGGATCACAGCTCACGTACACCAGGCGTTGCGGCGGCCGGGCGACCAGTGCCGCTGCAGCCTCCGCGGCCAGTCCCGCGCGCGGCGGATTCACGATGACGACGTCTGCCGGCAGCGCTTCGGGCAACGCATCCTCCACCCGCGCCTCGATGATCCGCGCACCCGGAAGTGCCCGGCGCGCGTCCTCCACGGCGTGCGCGTCCAGCTCGATGCCGACGACGTCCGCGCCCGCGCGTGCACTGCGCCGTGCGTGCAGTGCGACGCCGCAGTACGCATCGACGAGCCGCATGCCGCTGCCGGGGGCGACACGCTCCAGCACGTGCGCCTCCAGTGCCTCCGCCGTGCCGCGGTTCACCTGCAGGAACACGGCCCCGCCCAGCCGGACGTGCTCATCGCCCCAGTCCTCCTCCACGTGGTCGGCACCCGCCAGCAGCACGGGCGCCTCACCGGGCGCGCGCCGCTGCCACACCGAACGCAGACCGGGCACCGCATCGATCAGCTCCTCGGCGCGCCCCGCACCATAGCCTCCCTCGACCAGCAGCGTCAGCTCACCGCGCCGGGTCCCGCGCAGCGTGAGCCGGAGCCGGTCGCCGGACGGAAGACGTGACGCGTTGCGACCCCAAGCGGCCCGCAGTGCGTTCCAGCCCTCGGCAACCGCCGCCTCGGGCAACAGGCATGTACCGTCCATGTCCAGTACACGATCAGCGCGCAGCCGGTCGTGGAAACCCGCTACCACACGGTCGGACCCGAGCCGCCGCAGCGCAAAGCTGACGCGATTGCGGTAACGGAACTCGTTCGGCGAGGCGACCACGGGCGGCACCTCCACGTCGACGCCGCCGATGCGCCGCAGCGCCTCCTGTACGATCGAGCGCTTCGCCTCGAGCTGCGCTCCATACGACAGGTGCTCGATCGTGCAGCCACCACACCGCTGGTAGTACGGGCAGGGCGCAGCGCGCCGCTGCGGCGACGCCTCGATCACGCGCAACGGCTCCGCCCGGACGTAGCGCCGCTTCTGCTCGGTCAGGCGAGCCTCGACGACGTCGCCGGGCGCGGTGCGGGCCACGAACGCGACGCGGCCGTCGGCCAGGCGCGCGACTCCGGCACCGCCGGCTGCAATCGATTCGATCGTGAGACGCTCGCTCATTGCAGCGCCAGCCGCTCCACCTGCGAAGCGAGCGTCGAAAGGTCGAACGGCTTTGCGATCACACCCGCGGCGCCCAGCGAAAGCAGCGCTTCTCGCTCCGCGTCGGCCCGTCCGGTCAGGAACACGAAGCGCGTATCCGCACACCCGGGCAGCGCGCGCACTGCCGCCACCACATCCCGGCCATCCTCCCCGTCGAGCACGACGTCGAGCAGCATCAGGTCGATACGCGACGTACGGGCGAGCCCGACCGCCGACCCGACATCCTCCGCTTCCAGCAGCGTGTGACCCGCGGCGCCCAGCGCGTGGCCGGCCGCCAGGCGGATGAGCGGATCGTCGTCGACGAGGAGGATCGTCATGCAGGTGTGGACTCGTCGCGGATGTCGTCCGCAACGGCGTCGCCCCTCGACACCACCGGATCGTGCGACTCGTCCGGACCGTTCAGCTCGTTCGGACCGTTCGGCTCCGTCGCGTCCTTCGACGCCTTCGACTCCCTGGGTTCCCGCAGCTCGGCGACCACTGCCTTCAGCGTCTTCACCAGCTCGGGGACCAGAGGCGGCACGTCCTCCGGCTCCGCTTCTTCGACGGCGGTGGCTGCGTCCGTGATCTGCGGGTAGCCGTACGTCGCGCCGGAGCCGCGCAGTGAATGTGCGAGCCGGCGGATCGTGCCGAGTGCCCCGACGGGATCGGCCTCCATCGTCGTGGCGGCGGTCTCCAGCGCCTCGATGCGTGTGCTCAGTGCACTGCGAAAGAACTGCTTCAGGTCATCCATGCTGCGTTCAGTCCTGGAGGAGTCGTGCGACCACGTCGATCAGCACCGATTCATCGATGATCGGCTTCGAGACGTACTCGTCGAAGCCGGCGGCAAGGAACTTCTCGCGGTCTCCGGCCATGGCATGTGCGGTGAGAGCAACGACCGGCAGTGCCTCGAGGCGCGCATCGCTCTTCATGAGCGCGAGCACGTCCGTGCCGTCCATCTCCGGCAGCGAGATGTCGAGCAGGACGAGGTCCGGCGGTGCGGCCCGCATGCCGTGCAGCGCCTCGGCGCCGGCACCGTACTCGACAATCTCGTAGCGGTCCTCGAGAATCGCGCGCACGAGCAGACGGTTGTCCGGGTTGTCCTCGACCACGGCGATGGTTCTCATTCGCTGCGCTCCAGCTGAGCCTCCAGCGCCGTACGCGCCGCATCCATCTCGTGCGCGATCCAGGCGCACAGCTCGCTCCACGTGTCGTCGCCGAGCTCCGCGCGCGCCTCGGCCTCCTGCGCCAGCAGGCGCAACCGCTCCAGTCCGATGTTGCCCGCGCTCGACTTGATCGCGTGCGCCGTGCGCGCCGCCTCGTGGGCGTCGTCCTCCTGCAGCAGCGCCTCCACGCGTGCCGGCACGTGCTCCAGGAATGCGCGGAACATGCGATGAAGGAGTTGCACACCGCCGATGCGCTGGACGCGCTCCAGCGCCGCGGCATCCAGCACCGGTGCTTCGCCCGTGATTGCTGCGATCTCGTTGTCCACGCCCGCCTCAGCGATGTCCGAAATCGGGTGTCGCCCAGGGACTGCGCTGCGCGTTTGCCGCGATCCGCCCGATCGCCCGTCGACGCCGACGCTCCGCCTCCAGCAGCGCGGCCGCGACCGCCGCAGCGCGCAGCTCCCCCTCGTCCGTTTCAGGCTGCAGCACGGCCGGGTGTTGATCGACATAGCGGATGTCGATGTCGCCCGCGCGAAAGTCCGGTTCGCGCAGCACGCGCTCGTGAAAGCCGATGCTCGTCTCCACGCCCACGATGCGCAGCTCCGCGAGGGCCCGCTGCATGCGCGCGATCGCCGCGGCGCGATCGTCGCCGTGCACGATCAGCTTGCCCAGCAGCGGGTCATAGAACAGCGAAACCTCGAACCCTTCGGAGATGCCGCCGTCCCAGCGAACCCCGGGACCGGTGGGCAGATCGACCGCAGCGATGCGGCCCGTCGAGGGGAGGAACCCCTGCGTCGGGTCTTCGCTCGTGATGCGACACTCGATGGCGTGTCCCGTCGGCACGAGTGCACCCTGGTCCAGCGTGAGCCGCTCGCCCGCTGCGATCCGGAGCTGCCACTGCACCAGGTCGACACCGAACGCCAGCTCCGTGACCGGATGCTCGACCTGGATGCGCGTGTTCATCTCGAGGAAGTAGAACTCGCCGCCGTCGTAGAGGAACTCGATCGTGCCCGCATTCCGATAGCCGACGGCGGCAGCGGCAGCGACGGCCGCAGCCCCCATCCGTGCACGCAGCTCCCCGTCCACGACCGGCGAAGGCGCCTCCTCGATCATCTTCTGGTGACGCCGCTGCACGGAGCACTCACGCTCCCCCAGGTGCAGCACCTTGCCGTGCGCATCGGCCAGCACCTGGATCTCGATGTGGCGCGGCCGCTCCAGGTACTTCTCGATGTAGACGCTGTCGTCGCCGAACGCCTGCCGCGCCTCGCGCTGCGCGCCCTCGAAGGCGCCCTGCATCTCCGCTTCGCCGCGAACCACGCGCATCCCCTTGCCGCCGCCCCCGGCCGCAGCCTTGAGCAGGACGGGGTAGCCGAACGAGCCGGCAGCGGCGACCGCGGCAGCCACGTCCGCGAGCGGCTCCGCCGTGCCCGGCACCACCGGCACGCCCGCGTCGATCATGCGACGTCGCGCTTCCGTCTTGTCCCCCATCGCCTGTATGGCGGCCGCGGGCGGGCCGACAAAGACCAGCCCGGCATCCTCGACCGCCTGCGCGAAGTGTGCACGCTCCGCGAGAAAGCCATACCCGGGATGCACCGCATCACAGCCACTGCGCTGCGCGACGTCGAGCAGCACGTCCACTCGCAGGTAGCTTTCGCTCGCCGCCGCACGGCCGATCAGGTACGCCTCGTCCGCTTCGAACACGTGCGGCGCCAGCCGGTCCGCCTCCGAGAAGACCGCGACACTGCGGATGCCGAGCTCGCGGCACGCGCGAATGATGCGGACCGCGATCTCGCCGCGGTTCGCGACGAGGACCTTGCGGATGCGCTGGTCAGTCATGGGCAGCTCGATGGCAGCGCGCGAGTGATCGGACGGCGGGCCAGGGCGCGGGGCCCTGGGCCCGGAGTGCGCCGCCCGCGAAGAGCGTCCCGCCGTGAAGACCCCGGCCCCGGCGCTGGCCCCGGGCCCGGGCGCGCCTCCCCCTACAACGGTATGCACCCATGCTTCTTCGCCGGATTCGAATCGCGCTTGTTCCGCAGCATGTCGAGCGCGTTGATCAGACGAGGCCGCGTTTCGCGCGGGTCGATCACGTCGTCGATGTAGCCACGCGCAGCGGCAGCGTAGGGGTTGGCGAACTGGTCGCGGTACTCCTCTTCCCGCTGCTTCGCCGCGGCCTCGGGATCGTCCGCGTCCGCGATCTCCCTGCGGAACAGGATCTCGACCGCGCCCTTCGGGCCCATCACGGCGATCTCCGCCGTCGGCCAGGCCAGGTTGACGTCGCCGCGGATGTGCTTGGAGTTCATCACGTCGTACGCGCCGCCGTACGCCTTGCGCGTGATGACCGTGACGCGCGGCACCGTCGCCTCCGAGAACGCGAACAGCAGCTTGGCGCCGTGGCGGATGATGCCGCCGTGCTCCTGCGCCACACCGGGCAGGAAGCCGGGCACATCCTCGAACACGACGAGCGGGATGTTGAACGCGTCGCAGAAGCGCACGAAGCGCGCGCCCTTGACCGAGCTGTTGATGTCGAGCACCCCCGCGAGCACCGCGGGCTGATTCGCGACGATGCCGACCGGCCTGCCGCCCAGGTGCGCGAAGCCGACCACGATGTTCTGCGCGAACTGCGCGTGCACCTCGTAGAACTCGCCGTCGTCGACGACGGGGCGGATCACGTCGAGGATGTCGTAGGGCTTCGTCGGCTCGTCCGGCACGACGGAGAGCAGCGCCTCGTCTGCCCGATCGAACGGATCGTCCGTCGGGCGCTCCGGGCCTTCCTCGCGGTTGTTCTGCGGGATGTAGCGGAACAGCGTGCGGATCGCTTCCAGTGATTCGAGCTCGCTGTCGTGCGCGAAGTGCGCGACACCGGAAACGCCGGCGTGCACGTCCGCGCCGCCCAGCCCCTCCATGTCGATCTCCTCGTGCGTGACCGTCTTCACCACGTTCGGCCCGGTCACGAACATGTAGCTCGTGCCGCGCACCATGTAGACGAAGTCGGTGATCGCGGGAGAGTAGACCGCACCGCCGGCGCACGGGCCCAGGATCGCGCTGATCTGCGGCACGACACCGGATGCGAGCGTGTTGCGCAGGAAGATGTCGGCGTAGCCGCCGAGCGATACGACCCCCTCCTGGATGCGCGCGCCGCCGGAGTCGTTCAGTCCGACGACGGGCGCCCCGTTCTTCAGGGCGAGGTCCATGATCTTCACGATCTTCTCGGCGTGCGCCTCGGAGAGCGAGCCGCCGAACACCGTGAAATCCTGGCTGAACACGTAGACGAGGCGGCCGTGGATCGTGCCCCAGCCGGTCACTACCCCATCGCCGAGGAATTTCTGTCTGTCGAGTCCGAAGGCGGTCGAGCGGTGGGTGACGAAGCGGTCCAGCTCGACGAAGCTGCCCTCATCCAGCAGCAGATCCAGCCGCTCGCGCGCGGACAGCTTGCCACGCTCGTGCTGCGCCCTGATCCGCGCTTCCCCACCTCCCTGCTCCGCCTGTCGGCGCAGCGACTCGAGCTGGTCCAGCCGCTCGCGCATCGTCATTGCGCCGGCCCCTCCAGCTTCACGAGTCGGCCCCCCTCGATGCGAACGAGGAACGGCGCACGCTCGATCGCGCCGCCGCGCACGCTGATGATCCCCGTCGCGCCCCGCACACCGCGCAGGTCGGCGATCTCCGCAGCAACCTCGCGCGCGTTGTCGGCGCCCTCCTCGACCGCAGCGAGAACGAGCAGCGCGGCGTCGTAGCCGAGCCCGGGGAACGGGTGATTGAGCGAGCGCCGGTACCGCGCCTCGTATGCGCCGACCAGGTCCTCCCAGGCGACTGCCGGATCGGTGCGCAGCAACGGTGTTGCGGCGATCACGCCGTCGGTGACACGTGTCGGCAGCGTGCGCAGCAGCGTCTCGCCAGTCCATGCCTCGCCGCCGAGCACCTGCACCTCACCAAGCCCGTAATACGAGAGCTGCGGCGCAAGCTGCGGGATCTCGCGCTCGGCGGCCGGCACGAAGAGCGTCTGCACGCCGGCCGCGGCCAGCCGCTCCATCTGCTGCTGGAAGGTCGTCGTCGTCTCGCCATAGGACATCCGCAGCGCGACGCTGCCACCCGCGCGCTGGACTGCGTCGGCAAACGCGAGTGCCTGGCGCTCGCCGTCACCGCCGATCGGATGCAGGATGCCGATCGGGCCGGACGCGTTGCGCGCCGCCCACTCCCCGAGCATTGCGGCTCCGCGAACGTCGCCGGCGTTCAGCGAATACGCGTTGTCACCGGAGGGAGCGTCCGGACTGCTGGGCGAGATGATCGTGAAGCGCAGATCGCTCCGGCCGTTGACCGCGCCGCTCACCTCTTCGGGGAGCAACGGACCGACTGCCGCAACCGCGCCCGCGGCCTCGAGCGAGCGCACGGCGCGCTCCGCGCCGGCCGCTGATCCTGCCGTGTCCTCGATGCGGATCTCGATGGGCCTGCCGCCCTGCGCCTCGTGCGCGTCGACCGCCAGCTGAACGCCCTCGAGGATGAGCGCACCGTACTGCTGCAGGTACTGCGACCCGCTCTGCGGCAGCAGCAACCCCAGCGTCAGCGGCGCCTCACGCGAGGGCTCCGACCGCTCGTCGCGCGGCTGGTCGCGGGGCGTCGGCTCGCCCGGCATGCCCACCGGGGTACACGCGGCCCCCAACGACCCCACGGCCAGTGCGGCCAGCAACATGCCGCGTGTTTTCTGCTGCCTCATGCTCCCCCTTTTTTCCATGCTGCGGAAACGCGGGAACATAGGCATGGCCGGCAGTCGATAAAAGGGCGTACGGAGCGTCCGAGCCGTCACCACAGAAAAAGGGCGGGCCCCAACGGGACCCGCCCCTCTTTCCTTCCGACCGGAAGAGCCTCAGCTCTCGTCCTCCGACTCCGCGCCAGCCTCGGACGACGCTTCCGCCGACTCCTCGGCGGCGGCCTCGACCGGCTCCTCGCGCCTGACGGGCGGCTCCGGCATCTGCGTCACGCTGAGCACGATCCGACGGTTGACCGCGTCGGTCTCCTGCACCCGCAGCTCGATCGTCTGACCCTCGCCCAGCACGGCCGAGAGGTCCTTGCCGGCCGGGACCGGGACCGCGCTCGCCGGAACGAAGCCCTCGATGTCGTCACCCAGATCGACGACCACGCCGTCCTCGACCAGGCGCACGACCCTGGCCGACGACTCGACGCCCGACGTGAAGCGCGCGGCGATCTCGTCCCACGGATCCTCCGTGGTCTGCTTCAGGCCCAGCGAGATCCGCTTGTTCTCCGGGTCCACGCCCAGCACGACGACGCTCACGTCGTCGCCCTTGCGCAGCACCTCCGACGGATGCTGGACACGCTTGGTCCAGCTCATGTCGCT contains the following coding sequences:
- the purM gene encoding phosphoribosylformylglycinamidine cyclo-ligase, with the protein product MSESRGLSYRDAGVDRDVAQDAKTRILDLVRRTATAGVVANPGGFGGLFRVPAGMRSPLLVSSADGVGTKLKVAMMAGRHDTVGADLVNHCVNDILVEGARPLFFLDYIGMGRLEAGTVEQVVSGLASACRENDCALLGGETAEMPDFYAPGEYDLAGFIVGVVEEAGRPGKARVQQGDALIGLASSGFHTNGYSLLRRLLFDRLGLSVGDAFPGTDETTGDVLLRPHRAYARSLRPLLDDGVIHALAHITGGGIPGNLDRVVPEGLQARVERASWTPPAEFRAVQEQGGISDDEMFQTLNMGVGMIAVVAAADADSVIERLRASGEEAWRLGSIARGATPVDLVEG
- a CDS encoding PfkB family carbohydrate kinase, with the translated sequence MSVLVVGSIALDTIETPFGMANETVGGSGTFFSAAASLFGDVQLVGVVGDDYPLEQLRFLEERGVDLSGVERKPGESFRWSGVYSYDLNSRETRETRLGVFADFQPKLPERFRDAQYVFLGNIDPELQLDVLTQVRAPRLVACDTMNFWISGKRDALLELLGRVNLLMVNDSEARELSGDHNLLRAARWIQRHGPEMVIVKKGEHGAMLFTSDLIFNAPGFPLEDVYDPTGAGDAFAGGFVGYLARCGAVDGEHLRRAMIYGSALGSFSVERMGVERLIHLQGQEVHDRVRAFHGMTTFEHAVATLTNV
- the argS gene encoding arginine--tRNA ligase — its product is MPTDALRAQLARVAGELAGTDDVPVQLDRPRNPEHGDIASNLAMLLAKRVGQPPRALAEQIIARLDLAAAGVRSADVAGPGFINFRLAQASLSAKLAEIVEADEAYGRSTVGGNRRVQVEFVSANPTGPLHVAHGRGAALGDGIASLLDWTGWNVTREFYVNDAGVQIDRLAESIEARWLSLNGTETPIPENGYHGEYVIELAQHLERERGDELRALERTARLQVMRDFGVRVMGEEHDRDLRQFGVVFDTYYRESSLYEEDRLTETLDDLAKHGLTYEQDGAVWLRTTAFGDDKDRVLVKSDGSYTYFLPDLAYHREKAKRFDYVINVWGADHHGYVPRMKAALAALGHPDLLDVEIVQMVRLVRGGAEVKLSKRAGNIVTLRDLFTETGVDVARYFFLMRRGDAQMLFDLDLALDQSEKNPVFKVQYAHARMMSIFRKAGVTPASLDVGAASLDRLADPSEQELVKQLAEFPGVVQRAADARAPHVLCDYLETTASLVNSWYHAGNPSRNPELAVLVDDAVLRTARLVLARGVRTVLRNGLHILGLNAPDRMDREENAA
- a CDS encoding FmdB family zinc ribbon protein, giving the protein MPTYEYRCANGHAFELFQRMSEDPVDTCPQCGAPAERLLSAGAGLLFKGSGFYITDYRSDSYKKAAEKESGSSKSDGGSSRGDSGSKSGSAGAAGSA
- a CDS encoding methylmalonyl-CoA mutase family protein, coding for MSARRHVRSGGEPIQPVYGPDDVELDPQFDLSRPGAFPYTRGVYDTMYRGRLWTMRQYAGFGTAAETNRRYHYLLDHGQTGLSVAFDLPTQMGYDSDHAMAQGEVGRVGVAIASLDDMRTLFEGIPLEQVSVSMTINATAAILLAFYVALADERGVPRSALSGTVQNDILKEYIARGTYIYPVEPSLRLVTDIFDFCAREVPRWNTISISGYHIREAGSTAAQEIAFTFANALEYVERALKRGLPLERFAPRLSFFFAAHNNLFEEIAKFRAARRLWARLMRERYDASDESARLRFHTQTGGVTLTAQQPLNNVVRVTVQALAAVLGGTQSLHTNAYDEALALPTEESARLALRTQQVLAAESGVADTADPLGGSYYVEALTSELEGAARAYLDRVAELGGAAQAIAFFQEEIHRAAYEHQLDVERGDRQVVGVNTLRVDEPPPQIPRPDYSRLEAAQRERLAALRARRDAARVTEALDALRQAAAGSENLLPLMVEAVRADATLGEISDALREQWGVWRGVASGSIAG